In the Solibacillus sp. FSL K6-1523 genome, one interval contains:
- a CDS encoding sigma-70 family RNA polymerase sigma factor: protein MTLTMEQERLVLDNTKFVHYIARKYYHENLSHEDLASVGMIGLINASRRFDESRGYKFITYATLHIRGEILKSFRKPHLETVSLNELVKTSEDTERVELIASNVSIEHEIQMKFDISHALSKLNKREREIIVRRFGLRGGDPLSQSQTGEYLNLSQMSISRIEKTALVKLRRLLGSVA from the coding sequence ATGACTCTAACAATGGAGCAGGAACGACTCGTACTAGATAATACAAAATTCGTTCATTATATCGCTCGCAAATATTATCACGAAAATCTCTCGCATGAAGATTTAGCAAGTGTTGGCATGATTGGACTTATCAACGCTAGCAGAAGGTTTGATGAAAGTAGAGGTTACAAGTTTATCACTTATGCAACTTTGCATATTCGCGGAGAAATCCTTAAATCATTTAGAAAACCTCATTTAGAAACGGTATCACTCAATGAATTGGTTAAAACGAGCGAGGACACAGAACGCGTCGAGTTGATAGCGAGTAACGTGTCAATCGAACATGAAATACAAATGAAATTTGATATATCTCATGCACTCTCAAAATTAAACAAACGAGAACGCGAGATTATCGTTCGTCGATTCGGATTAAGAGGTGGCGATCCCTTAAGTCAATCGCAAACTGGTGAGTATTTGAATTTGAGTCAAATGTCTATTAGTCGTATTGAGAAAACGGCACTGGTGAAACTTAGACGTTTATTGGGGAGTGTAGCTTGA
- a CDS encoding helix-turn-helix domain-containing protein, which produces MFGEHLRSFREQAGLTQQQLADRIFKSRTAISKMENDEQEIGITTFKEWAIITNCEIQAMTVLFGTEIFAQATQVLSLVPAFIRFSFFI; this is translated from the coding sequence ATGTTTGGAGAACATTTAAGATCATTTCGGGAGCAAGCCGGGCTAACCCAGCAACAACTTGCTGACAGAATATTTAAGTCTCGTACAGCAATTAGCAAAATGGAAAACGACGAGCAAGAAATTGGCATAACAACATTTAAAGAGTGGGCGATAATTACAAATTGCGAGATTCAAGCGATGACGGTTTTATTCGGCACAGAAATTTTTGCACAAGCAACACAGGTTTTATCCTTAGTACCAGCATTCATTCGATTTTCATTCTTTATATAG
- a CDS encoding TscA family type II toxin-antitoxin system antitoxin encodes MKQLITEEQAKSLQEISDTLNSALVNKQSMYQAKIIDENGEIDVIENREQHLENVIDWALTALGITFDFLE; translated from the coding sequence GTGAAACAACTCATCACTGAGGAGCAAGCAAAGTCGCTACAGGAAATTAGTGACACACTCAATAGCGCATTAGTTAACAAGCAATCAATGTATCAGGCTAAGATCATTGACGAAAATGGAGAAATCGATGTCATTGAGAATCGAGAACAACACTTGGAAAATGTCATAGATTGGGCATTAACCGCACTCGGTATAACGTTCGACTTTTTAGAATAA
- a CDS encoding ORF6C domain-containing protein → MNQLVFIENKQVVTDSVTIAEVFGKEHFNVTNDIKNQISKLTDAGESEWGALNFQETQYQHSQNKQWYPKFKMTEDGFTLVAMSYVTPEAMKMKVKFIQEFKRMREFIESQQHKKFSAREQLLLIMQANEETAERVDAIEEKVNILHDTMRMDSKQEKEMNYYGKSIAMKALGGKESNAYKQISGQAFRSLWKDMHNHFGISSYKDVPRSKFEEAMYFISKWQPSTSLRIEIENCNKQMQLKLVK, encoded by the coding sequence ATGAATCAATTAGTTTTCATCGAAAACAAACAAGTCGTGACAGACAGCGTAACAATTGCAGAAGTATTCGGCAAAGAACATTTCAATGTAACGAATGATATAAAAAATCAAATTAGCAAGTTAACAGATGCTGGCGAAAGTGAATGGGGTGCCTTGAACTTTCAAGAGACCCAATACCAACATTCACAAAACAAACAATGGTATCCAAAATTCAAAATGACCGAGGACGGTTTCACTCTTGTTGCTATGTCGTACGTAACACCAGAAGCAATGAAGATGAAAGTGAAATTTATCCAAGAGTTCAAGCGTATGCGTGAATTTATCGAAAGCCAGCAACACAAGAAGTTTTCGGCACGTGAGCAGTTACTACTAATCATGCAGGCAAACGAGGAGACGGCTGAACGTGTAGATGCCATCGAAGAGAAAGTTAATATTTTGCACGATACAATGCGCATGGATAGTAAGCAAGAAAAGGAGATGAACTATTATGGTAAATCGATTGCTATGAAAGCGCTTGGTGGCAAAGAATCAAATGCCTACAAACAAATAAGTGGGCAAGCATTCCGTTCTCTCTGGAAGGATATGCACAATCATTTCGGTATCTCTTCTTATAAAGATGTTCCGAGATCCAAATTCGAAGAAGCGATGTACTTCATTTCGAAATGGCAACCTTCAACGAGTCTACGTATTGAAATCGAAAATTGTAACAAGCAAATGCAGTTAAAGTTGGTGAAATAA
- a CDS encoding helix-turn-helix transcriptional regulator has translation MFAEVIKARRIELGLSHQDVANCVGIERSYYTKIENGLKPSVKVAQLIAKTLGGFEWTIFFNEICVENAQSKIA, from the coding sequence ATGTTTGCAGAAGTTATCAAAGCGCGTCGAATTGAGTTAGGATTGTCACATCAAGATGTTGCGAATTGTGTAGGTATTGAACGTTCTTATTACACAAAAATAGAAAACGGTTTAAAACCAAGCGTGAAAGTGGCGCAATTGATTGCTAAAACTTTAGGCGGTTTTGAATGGACGATTTTTTTTAATGAAATTTGTGTAGAAAATGCACAATCAAAAATTGCATAG
- a CDS encoding helix-turn-helix domain-containing protein gives MKYGERLRLLRDKMNLSQKDLTDKLKINRSTYARYETSSTQPDYDTLTKLADFFGVTTDYLLGRSNQDSSSDSYEIQTIAAHHDGDEWTEEELDEIAQFKEFVRMKRANKQQE, from the coding sequence GTGAAATATGGCGAACGTCTAAGGTTGTTAAGGGATAAAATGAATCTTTCTCAAAAAGATTTAACGGATAAATTAAAAATCAATAGATCAACATATGCCAGATATGAAACATCTTCAACTCAACCAGATTACGACACCCTGACTAAATTAGCGGATTTCTTCGGTGTTACAACAGATTATTTACTCGGGCGTAGCAATCAAGATAGTTCATCAGATAGTTATGAGATACAAACAATAGCAGCACACCATGACGGTGACGAATGGACAGAAGAAGAACTAGATGAAATCGCACAGTTTAAAGAGTTTGTACGAATGAAGCGAGCCAACAAGCAACAGGAGTGA
- a CDS encoding ImmA/IrrE family metallo-endopeptidase, with the protein MNYEQLEEEVYQHDIEIYERYMAPRIKGLYSDNIIQLNKRIKTLREKKCVLAEEFGHYHTSVGDILDQSNSINRKQELIARRWAYNKLVPLSKIVAAYDQYLTNSYELANYLDVTEEFLDDALKWYKSKYGLYILVDDYTLCFEPLGILEKFDWIETPVKQLGT; encoded by the coding sequence ATGAATTATGAGCAACTTGAAGAAGAAGTCTATCAACATGATATAGAAATATACGAGAGATACATGGCTCCTAGAATTAAAGGTTTATATTCAGATAACATCATTCAACTAAATAAACGTATAAAAACACTTCGAGAAAAGAAATGCGTACTCGCTGAAGAGTTTGGGCATTACCATACTTCCGTTGGAGACATATTGGATCAATCCAACTCTATTAATCGTAAGCAAGAGTTAATTGCACGACGATGGGCATATAACAAACTTGTTCCTCTATCTAAAATCGTTGCTGCTTATGATCAATATTTAACTAACAGTTACGAGTTAGCGAATTATTTAGATGTAACGGAAGAGTTTTTAGATGATGCCCTTAAATGGTACAAAAGCAAATATGGATTGTACATATTAGTGGATGATTATACGTTATGCTTTGAGCCGTTGGGCATCCTAGAAAAATTCGATTGGATTGAAACACCTGTAAAACAACTTGGAACTTAA
- a CDS encoding site-specific integrase — protein MARYKMNKTKLDSIYWFKVGKVKKYAYRYKYYDESGKRVEKTNQTFYTIEEAERALIELKAHILDGNQGFVKNENLTVAQLNEKYVQANQTNWKPTSERNHNYVMNNYVLNAIGKHKIKKVNNLIIQKELFDPLIKAEFKEGSLSSIYRRLNAIFSFAVKNEILDRKRFTAPNLNKAIESIRRDAISIEIVEKILEVARTKYKITHYTCLSLLFLTGMRAGELRALEWESDIDFENNVIYINKTKDRYGSRSPKTKNSYRKFPMNENIKKILLDYKVWYDQKMNTCGHRNPKGHVFVTYAGEPLGERYLKRIIDLMCEREDIPHFTPHYLRHTFVSIQLSQNVPVTTVAALVGDTPETIYKVYAHSFEKDEIHASNIMDGIITLNKFDEIENE, from the coding sequence TTGGCAAGATATAAAATGAATAAAACAAAACTAGATAGCATCTATTGGTTCAAGGTTGGAAAGGTAAAGAAGTATGCTTATCGCTACAAGTATTACGATGAATCTGGTAAACGTGTAGAGAAAACAAATCAAACATTTTACACAATCGAAGAAGCTGAACGCGCTTTAATCGAGTTGAAGGCTCACATTTTGGATGGCAACCAAGGTTTTGTTAAAAACGAGAACTTAACTGTTGCACAGTTGAATGAGAAATACGTGCAAGCTAATCAAACTAACTGGAAGCCTACGTCTGAAAGAAATCATAATTATGTGATGAATAATTATGTCTTAAATGCTATCGGAAAACACAAAATAAAAAAAGTTAACAATTTAATTATTCAAAAGGAATTGTTTGACCCTTTAATCAAAGCGGAATTTAAAGAAGGTAGCCTTTCCTCGATATATCGTAGACTTAACGCGATTTTTTCTTTCGCAGTGAAAAATGAAATTTTGGATCGAAAGAGATTTACTGCCCCAAATTTAAATAAGGCAATCGAGAGTATTAGGCGTGACGCAATTTCCATTGAAATAGTCGAAAAGATTTTAGAGGTTGCACGTACTAAATACAAAATTACTCATTATACATGTTTGAGTTTATTGTTCCTAACCGGTATGAGAGCTGGGGAATTGAGAGCGCTAGAATGGGAATCGGATATAGATTTCGAGAATAACGTGATTTACATTAACAAAACTAAAGATCGTTACGGCTCCAGGTCACCAAAAACTAAAAATAGTTATCGGAAATTCCCCATGAATGAAAACATCAAGAAAATTTTACTCGATTATAAAGTTTGGTATGATCAAAAAATGAATACATGCGGCCATAGGAATCCTAAAGGTCATGTATTTGTTACCTATGCTGGAGAGCCACTAGGAGAAAGATACTTAAAGCGCATTATTGACTTAATGTGTGAGCGTGAAGATATCCCCCACTTCACCCCCCATTATTTGAGGCATACCTTCGTTTCCATTCAACTATCACAAAATGTCCCTGTTACGACGGTCGCTGCATTAGTTGGTGATACTCCAGAAACAATTTATAAGGTTTATGCTCATTCATTTGAAAAAGATGAAATCCATGCATCGAATATTATGGATGGAATTATTACCTTAAATAAATTTGATGAAATTGAAAATGAGTGA
- a CDS encoding YpjP family protein, with amino-acid sequence MKKWLYKSLVVSVAVLTFGMITPKHEIWANFEEEINSNRAFERSDNNHTSAAYQLDEFLVDDYSRLTVESITAAAKEQSYMKFGSRIGPVIENEFDTNIFPKIEEAIAFTVDRLGEDKLMNAVISEKPSGDYAEKIFHITDNELKQDIIRFHVRTENRPFDGYYYNFHYHTFEDNFVKHYDLGEIYWSKNTPPKWLS; translated from the coding sequence CACTCGTCGTATCCGTAGCCGTATTAACATTTGGCATGATTACGCCGAAACACGAGATATGGGCAAATTTTGAAGAGGAAATTAATTCGAATCGGGCGTTTGAACGGTCCGACAACAATCATACTTCCGCAGCCTATCAGCTCGATGAATTCTTAGTTGATGATTATAGTAGACTGACTGTTGAATCTATTACAGCCGCAGCAAAAGAGCAGTCTTATATGAAGTTTGGATCGCGTATTGGACCGGTCATTGAAAATGAATTTGACACGAATATTTTCCCAAAGATTGAGGAAGCAATTGCATTCACAGTCGATCGTTTAGGTGAGGACAAGCTTATGAATGCTGTTATTTCCGAAAAACCGAGTGGCGATTATGCTGAAAAAATTTTTCATATTACGGACAATGAATTAAAGCAAGATATTATTCGTTTCCACGTTCGAACAGAAAATCGTCCATTTGACGGTTATTATTACAATTTCCATTACCACACGTTTGAAGACAATTTCGTAAAGCATTATGATTTAGGCGAAATTTACTGGTCCAAAAACACACCGCCTAAGTGGTTGTCATAA